One window of Klebsiella quasivariicola genomic DNA carries:
- a CDS encoding cobalt-precorrin-8 methylmutase — protein sequence MQYIQQPQAIEAKSFDIISEIIAETRPDYHFASPLHEAIIKRVIHTTADFDWLDILWFSPDALIALSEALSRPCTLYTDTTMALSGINKTLLARFGGECRCYISDPRVVREAQSRGMTRSMAAVDIAVQEPGEKVFVFGNAPTALFRLLEHRETAIGGVVGVPVGFVGAAESKAALSESGLPAIAALGRKGGSNVAAAIVNALLYHLREAQ from the coding sequence ATGCAGTACATACAACAACCGCAGGCGATCGAGGCAAAAAGCTTCGACATCATCAGCGAGATCATCGCCGAAACGCGGCCGGACTACCATTTTGCCAGCCCACTGCACGAGGCGATTATCAAGCGGGTGATCCACACCACCGCTGACTTCGACTGGCTGGATATTCTGTGGTTTTCTCCGGATGCCCTGATCGCGCTGAGCGAGGCGTTGAGCCGGCCCTGCACGCTGTATACCGATACCACCATGGCGCTGTCCGGGATCAACAAAACCCTGCTGGCCCGCTTTGGCGGCGAATGCCGCTGTTATATCAGCGACCCGCGGGTGGTGCGCGAGGCACAGAGCCGGGGGATGACCCGCTCGATGGCGGCGGTGGATATTGCGGTGCAGGAGCCCGGGGAGAAAGTGTTCGTCTTCGGCAATGCGCCAACCGCGCTGTTTCGCCTGCTGGAACATCGCGAGACGGCCATCGGCGGCGTGGTGGGGGTGCCGGTCGGGTTCGTCGGCGCGGCGGAGTCGAAAGCGGCGCTCAGCGAGAGCGGCCTGCCGGCCATCGCCGCGCTCGGCCGCAAAGGGGGTAGCAACGTGGCGGCAGCGATTGTGAACGCTCTGCTTTACCACCTGCGGGAGGCGCAATGA